The Catharus ustulatus isolate bCatUst1 chromosome 15, bCatUst1.pri.v2, whole genome shotgun sequence genome has a window encoding:
- the SLC6A7 gene encoding sodium-dependent proline transporter: MKQVRQQHLRKSLTQPVTPDLLVSPSSQDGDLGSECPEDRGNWTGRLDFLLSCIGYCVGLGNVWRFPYRAYTNGGGAFLVPYFIMLAICGIPIFFMELSLGQFSSLGPLAVWKISPLFKGVGMGTILIVSLVAIYYNMIIAYVLFYLFASLTSDLPWQHCGNWWNTELCLDHHVIKAGNNTLPVNISNTVSPSEEYWSRYVLHIQGSSGIGDPGRIRWNLCLCLLLSWTIVYLCILKGVKSSGKVVYFTATFPYLILVMLLIRGVTLEGAWKGIQFYLTPQFDHLLSSKVWIEAALQIFYSLGVGFGGLLTFASYNTFHQNIYRDTFIVTLGNAITSILAGFAIFSVLGYMSQELGVPVNQVAKAGPGLAFVVYPQAMTMLPLSPFWSFLFFFMLLTLGLDSQFAFMETIVTAVTDEFPYYLRPKKASFSAVICIALFLMGLILTTEGGMYWLVLLDDYSAGFGLMVVVITTCLVVTRVYGMKRFCRDIHMMLGFKPGPYFRACWMVLSPATMMALLVYNIVKYQPSEYGNYRFPTWAEVLGILMGVLSCLMIPMGMLVAVLQEEGTLWERVQQASRPAMDWGPSLEENRTGMYVASLAGSQSPKPLMVHMRKYGGITSYENTAIQVDREMEEEEDEESMI, encoded by the exons TCCCTCACTCAGCCAGTGACACCAGATCTCCTGGTaagccccagcagccaggatggGGACCTGGGCTCGGAGTGCCCAGAAGACAGAGGGAACTGGACAGGGCGGCTGgatttcctgctctcctgcatcGGATACTGCGTGGGCCTTGGAAACGTCTGGAGGTTTCCCTACAGGGCTTACACCAACGGAGGAG GAGCTTTCTTGGTTCCTTACTTCATCATGCTGGCCATCTGTGGGATCCCCATCTTCTTCATGGAGCTGTCACTTGGCCAGTTCTCCAGCTTGGGGCCACTCGCAGTCTGGAAGATAAGCCCTCTCTTTAAAG GCGTTGGCATGGGCACGATCCTCATCGTCTCCTTGGTGGCCATTTACTACAATATGATCATTGCTTACGTTCTCTTCTACCTCTTTGCATCCCTCACAAGCGACTTGCCCTGGCAGCACTGTGGCAACTGGTGGAACACCGAGCTGTGCCTGGACCACCATGTCATCAAGGCGGGGAACAACACCCTCCCCGTCAACATCAGCAACACTGTCAGCCCCAGCGAGGAGTACTGGAG CCGGTATGTCCTGCACATCCAAGGAAGCTCGGGGATTGGGGATCCTGGGAGGATCCGCTGGAACTTGTGTCTGTGCCTGCTCCTTTCTTGGACTATTGTTTATCTGTGCATCCTTAAGGGAGTCAAATCCTCTGGCAAG GTCGTGTACTTCACTGCCACCTTCCCGTACCTCATCCTGGTGATGCTGCTCATTCGTGGCGTGACCCTGGAGGGGGCCTGGAAGGGGATCCAGTTTTACCTCACACCCCAGTTTGATCACTTACTGTCTTCCAAG GTATGGATCGAGGCAGCCCTGCAGATTTTCTACTCCCTTGGGGTGGGCTTTGGGGGCCTCCTCACCTTCGCCTCGTACAACACCTTCCATCAGAATATCTACAG GGACACCTTCATAGTGACCCTGGGCAATGCCATCACCAGCATCCTGGCAGGATTTGCCATCTTCTCCGTTTTGGGATACATGTCCCAGGAGCTTGGGGTCCCTGTTAACCAGGTGGCAAAAGCAG GTCCTGGTCTGGCATTTGTGGTGTACCCCCAGGCCATGACAATGCTCCCCCTTTCTCCATTCTGGTCATTCCTGTTCTTCTTCATGCTGTTAACCTTGGGCCTGGACAGCCAG TTTGCATTCATGGAGACCATTGTTactgcagtgacagatgaaTTCCCCTACTACCTGCGGCCAAAGAAAGCTTCGTTCTCAGCTGTCATCTGCATCGCCCTCTTCCTGATGGGGCTCATCCTCACCACAGAG GGTGGGATGTACTGGCTGGTCCTACTGGATGACTACAGTGCAGGCTTTGGTCTCATGGTGGTGGTGATCACCACCTGCCTTGTGGTGACACGTGTCTACG gcaTGAAGAGGTTCTGCCGAGACATCCACATGATGCTGGGATTCAAACCTGGGCCCTACTTCAGAGCTTGCTGGATggtcctgtccccagccacaATGATG GCTCTGCTGGTGTATAATATTGTCAAGTACCAGCCTTCTGAGTATGGCAACTACCGCTTCCCCACCTGGGCAGAGGTCTTGGGCATCCTCATGGGAGTGCTCTCCTGCCTGATGATTCCCATGGGCATGCTGGTGGCTGTGCTCCAAGAAGAAGGGACACTGTGGGAG CGAGTCCAGCAAGCCAGCCGGCCAGCCATGGACTGGGGCCCGTCCCTGGAGGAAAACCGCACCGGCATGTACGTGGCAAGCCTGGCTGGCAGCCagtcccccaaacccctgatGGTCCACATGCGGAAATACGGGGGCATCACCAGCTACGAGAACACGGCCATCCAGGTGGACCgggagatggaggaggaggaggatgaggagtcCATGATCTGA